One Fontisphaera persica DNA window includes the following coding sequences:
- a CDS encoding glycosyltransferase: protein MSPRAFYLLAKDCVRGTHWWRPLAAWYWAWRGRLTPGEDPQKVAQSMDCFCRAIRLMPESAPARLWVTEAARRLARLKTPLEPVFFDGRGASLQLEKAVLLKPPISPLEPGVLYIAFEYQWLRLLSLPPALREDFARHYTLVLAPSWSPPHSVFNFYFPHIWPVPVYCQISHPLDAQWLPQLSSRYRVVPLMPSHWVNPDAFVPRPKNERDIDLVMVANFAVFKRHAAFFHALRRLPRSWRVVLIGQHEGRRTAKDVVAEAQAFGVGDRFTLRESVPHAEVCETLCRARASVVLSRREGACVVVAESLLADTPVGLMEGAHIGSAQFLNAQTGRWLRENHLAEDMQRLVEEAHLLQPRAWALDAQITCQDSSRKLNEWLREQALAAGQNWTCDLAPLQWRPNPSLLSPADIERLAPACAALAGKYGLRLAGQGGNK, encoded by the coding sequence ATGTCGCCCCGGGCATTTTATCTATTGGCCAAGGATTGCGTGCGCGGCACTCACTGGTGGCGGCCGCTTGCCGCGTGGTATTGGGCGTGGCGTGGCCGCCTCACGCCGGGTGAGGACCCGCAAAAGGTGGCCCAGTCCATGGACTGTTTTTGCCGGGCCATTCGGTTAATGCCCGAGTCTGCCCCGGCTCGCCTTTGGGTGACGGAGGCGGCCCGGCGGCTGGCCCGGTTGAAGACACCCTTGGAGCCGGTTTTTTTTGATGGGCGTGGCGCCTCACTACAGTTGGAAAAGGCTGTTTTGCTGAAGCCGCCCATTTCGCCGCTGGAGCCGGGAGTCTTGTACATTGCTTTTGAATACCAATGGCTCCGGTTGCTTTCGTTGCCCCCAGCTTTGCGGGAGGATTTCGCGCGCCATTACACCCTGGTTTTGGCCCCCTCCTGGAGTCCGCCTCACAGTGTGTTCAATTTTTATTTCCCTCATATCTGGCCGGTGCCGGTTTATTGTCAAATCAGCCACCCCTTAGACGCGCAATGGCTGCCCCAACTTTCGTCCCGTTATCGGGTGGTACCTTTGATGCCTTCGCATTGGGTAAATCCGGACGCTTTTGTGCCCCGGCCTAAAAATGAGCGTGATATTGATTTGGTCATGGTGGCCAATTTTGCCGTCTTCAAGCGCCATGCAGCCTTTTTCCATGCCTTGCGCCGGCTGCCGCGCTCATGGCGAGTGGTGTTGATTGGCCAGCATGAGGGCCGCCGCACCGCAAAGGATGTTGTGGCCGAAGCGCAAGCCTTTGGGGTGGGTGATCGTTTTACTTTGAGGGAAAGCGTGCCGCATGCCGAGGTTTGCGAAACCTTGTGTCGCGCCCGTGCCAGTGTAGTGCTTTCCAGGCGGGAAGGCGCTTGTGTGGTGGTGGCCGAATCGTTGTTGGCTGATACTCCTGTTGGACTAATGGAGGGGGCCCATATCGGCTCCGCGCAGTTTCTGAACGCTCAAACTGGCCGTTGGCTCAGGGAAAATCATCTGGCGGAGGATATGCAGCGCTTGGTGGAGGAGGCCCATCTTTTACAACCCAGGGCATGGGCGCTGGACGCGCAAATCACCTGTCAGGACAGCTCGCGCAAATTAAACGAATGGTTGCGTGAACAAGCCCTCGCCGCAGGTCAGAATTGGACTTGTGACCTTGCCCCGCTGCAATGGCGTCCCAATCCATCTTTGCTTTCGCCTGCGGATATTGAACGGCTGGCGCCTGCGTGCGCGGCCCTGGCTGGCAAGTACGGTTTGCGACTGGCGGGGCAGGGGGGTAACAAGTGA
- a CDS encoding ABC transporter permease yields MRAYLLLVRREMGTFFVSWTGYMVIAAVLFIMGLSFAGILQALNTEPLTLTLNELFYESVAFWLVLLVATPVITMRLFAQEKQTGTFETLMTTPVSDLQVVLAKFTAALLFYACMWLPLIVITLALRHYTRQPAAVDLGALSGAMGGVFLIGMLYVAIGCLASALTRSQVIAAMLSFVAGLAIFLAGYLAYAVPPQLGWPHAVLNQMNLYQHLQDFSRGVVDTRAVVFCLSTTFLFLFLTLRAVESRRWK; encoded by the coding sequence ATGCGCGCCTACCTGCTGCTGGTCCGCCGGGAGATGGGCACGTTCTTCGTATCATGGACGGGCTATATGGTCATTGCGGCCGTCCTGTTCATCATGGGACTGAGTTTTGCGGGTATTCTCCAGGCATTAAACACCGAGCCCTTGACCTTGACGCTCAACGAATTGTTTTACGAGAGCGTGGCCTTCTGGCTGGTGCTGCTGGTGGCCACGCCGGTGATTACCATGCGCCTGTTTGCCCAGGAAAAGCAAACCGGCACCTTTGAAACCCTGATGACCACCCCGGTGAGTGATTTACAGGTGGTGCTGGCCAAATTCACGGCCGCCCTGCTCTTCTATGCCTGCATGTGGCTGCCTCTGATTGTCATCACCCTGGCCCTCCGCCATTATACGCGGCAGCCGGCGGCGGTGGACCTCGGCGCGCTCTCCGGGGCCATGGGGGGAGTTTTCTTGATTGGCATGCTGTATGTGGCCATCGGTTGCCTGGCCTCGGCGCTCACCCGCAGCCAGGTGATTGCCGCCATGTTGAGTTTCGTGGCCGGGCTGGCCATTTTCCTGGCGGGATACCTGGCTTATGCCGTCCCGCCGCAACTGGGCTGGCCCCATGCCGTGCTCAACCAGATGAATCTCTACCAACACCTGCAAGATTTCAGCCGGGGTGTGGTGGATACCCGGGCGGTGGTCTTTTGTTTGTCCACCACCTTTTTGTTTCTGTTTTTAACGCTGCGCGCGGTGGAAAGCCGCCGATGGAAATGA
- a CDS encoding glycosyltransferase family 4 protein — MNRPLRILWLKTGPLHPLDTGGKLRTYHLLRELHRHHEVTYLALCEPDTPPEIKQQASAYCRHALWVLWSAPRKGSLAFYAALGRNVFSSLPYVLARYRSENMRLEIQEEDDAARHDVLVCDFLTPAVNLFPLARGRPRPRLKVLLFQHNVEAQIWERMWQQQRNPLQQWYFRLQWQRLRAWERRLCAACDGVAAVSETDAARFRQDYGLTNVLGSVPTGVDVEYFGQTRLHPVPGRIAFLGSMDWMPNVDAVQWWMNEIWPLVKQRHAGASFSIIGRNPPAAVAGLPQRDASVQVTGTVPDVRPHLAQAQVVVVPLRAGGGTRIKIYEVMAAGLPVVSTRVGAEGLPLRDGENIVLADTPEALATAVVTLLQEPEKRTRLAAAGQHWVRHHASWTQAAGILADYAAQLIA, encoded by the coding sequence ATGAATCGTCCGCTGCGCATCTTGTGGCTGAAGACCGGCCCGTTGCATCCGCTGGATACCGGCGGCAAACTGCGCACTTACCATCTTCTGCGCGAACTCCATCGCCATCATGAGGTGACTTATTTGGCGCTTTGCGAACCGGACACGCCGCCGGAAATTAAACAGCAGGCGTCTGCTTACTGCCGGCATGCGTTGTGGGTACTGTGGTCCGCTCCGCGCAAAGGGTCCTTGGCCTTCTATGCGGCTTTGGGGCGCAATGTATTTTCCTCCCTCCCTTACGTGCTGGCCCGCTATCGCTCGGAAAACATGCGCCTCGAAATTCAGGAGGAAGACGATGCCGCCCGCCATGACGTCCTGGTGTGTGATTTCCTGACCCCCGCCGTCAATCTGTTCCCCCTGGCGCGCGGGCGGCCGCGCCCGCGCTTGAAAGTGCTGCTATTTCAACACAACGTGGAAGCTCAAATCTGGGAGCGCATGTGGCAGCAGCAGCGGAATCCCCTGCAACAGTGGTATTTTCGCTTGCAATGGCAGCGGTTGCGGGCGTGGGAACGGCGGTTGTGCGCCGCGTGCGATGGGGTGGCGGCGGTTTCTGAGACAGACGCCGCCCGCTTCCGGCAGGATTACGGTTTAACCAACGTGTTGGGCAGTGTGCCTACCGGCGTGGATGTGGAGTACTTTGGCCAGACACGGTTGCATCCGGTGCCTGGAAGAATCGCCTTTTTGGGGTCCATGGACTGGATGCCCAATGTGGACGCAGTGCAGTGGTGGATGAATGAAATCTGGCCGTTGGTGAAACAACGCCATGCTGGCGCTTCCTTCAGCATCATTGGCCGGAATCCGCCGGCTGCGGTGGCGGGTTTGCCGCAGCGTGACGCCTCCGTCCAGGTCACCGGCACCGTGCCGGACGTGCGGCCGCATTTGGCGCAGGCGCAGGTGGTGGTGGTGCCCTTGCGGGCGGGCGGCGGCACGCGAATCAAAATCTACGAGGTCATGGCGGCCGGCTTGCCGGTGGTCTCCACGCGGGTGGGGGCTGAGGGCTTGCCGTTGCGGGATGGTGAAAACATCGTGCTGGCCGATACCCCTGAGGCTTTGGCCACCGCCGTGGTGACTTTGTTGCAGGAGCCGGAGAAGCGCACCCGCCTGGCCGCAGCGGGGCAGCATTGGGTGCGACATCACGCCAGTTGGACACAGGCGGCCGGGATTCTGGCGGACTATGCGGCACAACTCATCGCTTGA
- a CDS encoding polysaccharide ABC transporter ATP-binding protein, giving the protein MVNPSDSIISVRGLGKRYRLGATLAQDTLRDHLTHLAGRLWRRTPRPPVQELWALREVSFDVGAGEVLGIIGRNGAGKSTLLKVLSQITEPTEGEARVRGRLASLLEVGTGFHPELTGRENIYLNGAILGMSKAEIRRKFDEIVAFAEVAEFLDTPVKRYSSGMYVRLAFAVAAHLEPEILLVDEVLAVGDVAFQEKCLGKMREVTHGSGRTVLFVSHNMGAVQALCGRALWLHRGRVRGLGPVEEQVARYLDEMRKPHEGEEDLNLGLGPSLVLRYLHLEPNPVVSGQGVRFQLAVKAHEAARLTDLQILIFSALGVRVAMLDLRQPTGHGYLMEPGQQLTLTGCIRRLPLVEGDYRLGVFYSYQGYYADVLDVAALHVAAAPPVDGRVPYKPAYRGLVVLEHDVEAQITS; this is encoded by the coding sequence ATGGTGAACCCATCAGACTCCATCATCAGCGTGCGCGGTTTGGGAAAGCGATACCGCCTGGGCGCCACCCTGGCGCAGGATACCTTGCGCGACCACTTGACGCATCTGGCGGGACGGCTCTGGCGTCGCACGCCCAGGCCGCCGGTGCAGGAGTTGTGGGCCTTGCGGGAAGTTTCCTTTGACGTGGGGGCAGGGGAGGTGTTGGGGATTATTGGCCGTAATGGGGCAGGCAAATCCACGTTGCTGAAGGTGTTAAGCCAGATTACCGAGCCTACGGAAGGCGAGGCCCGCGTGCGAGGCCGGCTGGCCAGCCTGTTGGAGGTGGGTACTGGTTTTCATCCCGAATTGACCGGGCGCGAAAACATTTACTTGAATGGCGCCATTTTGGGGATGAGCAAGGCCGAGATACGCCGAAAATTTGATGAAATTGTGGCCTTTGCCGAGGTGGCGGAATTCCTGGATACGCCGGTCAAACGTTATTCGTCGGGTATGTACGTGCGACTGGCTTTTGCGGTGGCAGCGCATTTGGAGCCGGAAATATTGTTGGTGGACGAGGTGTTGGCGGTGGGGGATGTCGCCTTTCAGGAAAAATGCCTGGGAAAAATGCGCGAAGTGACGCATGGCAGCGGGCGCACGGTGTTGTTTGTCAGTCACAACATGGGTGCAGTTCAGGCGCTGTGCGGGCGGGCGTTGTGGCTGCATCGGGGAAGGGTGAGGGGCCTGGGGCCGGTCGAGGAACAGGTGGCAAGATACTTGGACGAGATGCGTAAACCCCATGAGGGGGAGGAAGACCTTAACCTGGGTTTGGGGCCGTCGCTGGTATTACGGTATTTGCATTTGGAGCCTAACCCGGTGGTCAGTGGGCAGGGGGTTCGTTTCCAATTGGCGGTGAAGGCCCACGAGGCGGCGCGGCTCACCGATTTACAAATACTCATTTTTTCGGCGCTGGGAGTGCGGGTGGCCATGCTGGACTTGCGTCAACCCACCGGCCACGGCTACCTCATGGAACCTGGGCAGCAATTAACCCTGACGGGTTGCATACGGCGGCTGCCTTTGGTGGAAGGGGATTACCGCCTCGGCGTCTTTTACAGTTATCAAGGTTATTACGCGGATGTGTTGGATGTGGCGGCCTTGCATGTGGCCGCCGCGCCCCCGGTGGATGGTCGGGTGCCCTACAAACCCGCCTACCGGGGGCTGGTGGTTTTGGAGCACGATGTGGAGGCGCAAATCACCTCATGA
- a CDS encoding nucleotide sugar dehydrogenase, whose protein sequence is MVIAVYGLGYVGAVVMAALASRGHHMIGVDVDAYKVDLVRKGRSPIVEPGLEAMLAAGVAAGRIEATCHHTEAVGRSEMAMICVGTPSLPNGGLDVAPLVRVAQSIGEGMRQREKGRRYVVAVRSTVLPGMVEQHVIPVLEQASGLKTPRDFGVAINPEFLREGTALEDFFHPPKTVIGSTRKTDAARVASLYRGLKAPRFLTDLKTAAMVKYADNTFHALKVVFANEIGLLCRQLGVDAGRVMEIFCQDTRLNLSPAYLRPGFAFGGSCLPKDLRALTRVAREQEVPTPVLQAIAESNQRLIQRAAEWVLDTGKKRIGILGFAFKPGTDDLRESPMVALMEMLLGKGCRLKLYDPHVSLSRLIGANRRFIQERIPHLARLMANQPQHVLRHAELVILGTALPEFEPLLQELGPAQILLDLTPARRRPVVTPARYERLTG, encoded by the coding sequence ATGGTTATTGCTGTCTATGGATTGGGATATGTGGGGGCGGTGGTGATGGCGGCCCTGGCCAGCCGCGGGCATCACATGATTGGCGTGGATGTGGATGCCTACAAAGTGGACCTGGTGCGCAAAGGCCGCTCGCCCATCGTGGAGCCGGGGCTGGAGGCGATGCTGGCTGCGGGGGTTGCCGCTGGACGCATTGAAGCCACCTGTCATCACACCGAGGCCGTGGGGCGCTCCGAAATGGCCATGATTTGTGTGGGCACGCCTTCGCTGCCCAATGGGGGGCTGGACGTGGCGCCCCTGGTGCGGGTGGCGCAATCCATCGGGGAGGGCATGCGCCAGCGCGAGAAAGGACGGCGTTATGTAGTGGCGGTGCGGAGCACAGTTTTGCCCGGCATGGTGGAGCAGCACGTCATTCCGGTGCTGGAGCAGGCGTCCGGCCTGAAAACGCCGCGCGATTTTGGCGTGGCGATTAATCCCGAGTTTCTCCGGGAGGGGACGGCTTTGGAGGATTTCTTTCACCCCCCCAAGACGGTCATCGGCAGCACCAGAAAAACTGATGCGGCGCGGGTGGCCAGCCTGTATCGCGGCCTCAAGGCGCCGCGGTTTTTGACCGACTTGAAGACCGCGGCGATGGTCAAGTACGCCGACAACACCTTTCATGCGCTGAAAGTGGTGTTTGCCAACGAGATAGGCCTCCTTTGTCGGCAATTGGGTGTGGACGCCGGCAGGGTGATGGAGATTTTTTGCCAAGATACGCGCTTGAACTTGTCGCCGGCCTATTTGCGGCCGGGTTTTGCTTTCGGCGGTTCCTGCCTGCCCAAGGATTTGCGTGCCCTGACGCGGGTAGCGCGGGAGCAGGAGGTGCCCACACCAGTGTTGCAAGCCATTGCGGAAAGCAATCAACGCCTGATCCAGCGCGCGGCGGAATGGGTGTTGGACACCGGCAAAAAACGCATCGGCATCCTGGGATTCGCCTTCAAACCGGGCACGGATGATTTGCGGGAATCGCCGATGGTGGCCTTGATGGAAATGCTGCTGGGCAAGGGTTGCCGGTTGAAATTATATGACCCGCACGTTTCCCTAAGCCGTTTGATTGGCGCCAACCGGCGTTTTATTCAGGAGCGAATTCCGCATCTAGCGCGGTTGATGGCGAATCAGCCGCAGCACGTCCTACGGCACGCCGAGTTGGTGATTCTGGGCACTGCCCTGCCTGAATTCGAGCCGCTGCTCCAAGAACTTGGCCCGGCGCAAATCTTGTTGGACCTGACCCCGGCGCGCCGGCGGCCGGTGGTCACGCCCGCCCGCTACGAGCGGTTAACCGGTTGA
- a CDS encoding ExbD/TolR family protein, with protein MNRLFQFPRKHQVFRGQFQAAPFAAVFLLLLIFLTFPTWLVYLPGLPMELDAQGLPVRPEQVKAVRLEEGSVFRYGRETLGSWQAFQLRLREEARTNRALRWLSVQVDPAVSNNVVQQVVELARDLNLGVDLPGGRLDLPVSGSLVLVTNPMVSLAINLAGQMYYKNQIISEAALERELQTLVANSRQPLTLLILADRQVPYDRVVRAGAAARAAGVRQVLLATRPPPYLLSP; from the coding sequence ATGAACCGGCTTTTTCAATTTCCACGCAAGCATCAGGTTTTTCGCGGCCAATTCCAGGCGGCGCCCTTTGCCGCGGTTTTTTTATTGTTGCTCATCTTTCTCACCTTTCCCACCTGGCTGGTGTACCTGCCCGGGTTGCCCATGGAACTGGATGCGCAAGGATTGCCGGTGCGGCCGGAGCAGGTGAAGGCCGTGAGGCTGGAGGAAGGCAGTGTATTTCGTTATGGGCGTGAAACGCTGGGCAGTTGGCAGGCTTTCCAATTGCGGCTGCGGGAAGAGGCGCGCACCAACCGCGCCTTGCGCTGGCTGAGTGTGCAAGTGGACCCCGCGGTTTCCAATAATGTGGTGCAGCAGGTGGTGGAACTGGCGCGGGATTTGAATCTGGGTGTGGATTTGCCCGGCGGGCGGCTGGACCTGCCGGTTTCCGGAAGTCTGGTGCTGGTGACCAATCCAATGGTGAGCCTGGCCATCAATCTTGCCGGCCAGATGTATTATAAAAACCAGATTATTAGTGAGGCCGCTCTGGAGCGGGAGTTACAGACCCTGGTGGCCAATTCACGGCAACCGTTGACCCTGTTGATTTTGGCCGATCGCCAGGTGCCTTATGATCGGGTGGTGCGGGCGGGGGCCGCAGCGCGCGCCGCCGGCGTGCGCCAGGTGCTGCTGGCCACACGGCCCCCGCCTTACCTGCTGAGTCCATGA
- a CDS encoding ABC transporter permease, which yields MNHATAEAMVGRERILRPRRGWLALDWRELWAYRELFLFLAWRDILVRYKQTYVGVAWAALQPLLMMVILTFVFRTLGRFPSPGAAPYEVLVFAGLMPWQFFANALTECSGSLVASERMITKVYFPRLIIPASAVLSGGVDFLVAALILGAMMLGFGLPCHWQLWLLPLFFGAAVLAALAVGLWASALNVRYRDVKYVVPFIVRMGLYVSPVGFVSSAVPETWRFWYNLNPMVGVIDGFRWCVLGPAFEPYWPGFMVSMGIVLLLLVTGVMYFRQMERTFADVI from the coding sequence ATGAATCACGCAACTGCCGAAGCGATGGTTGGCCGCGAGCGCATTCTGCGTCCGCGCCGCGGCTGGCTGGCCTTGGACTGGCGGGAGTTATGGGCGTACCGGGAGCTTTTTTTATTTCTGGCCTGGCGGGATATTTTGGTGCGTTACAAGCAGACGTATGTGGGGGTGGCGTGGGCGGCATTGCAGCCGTTGTTGATGATGGTCATTTTAACCTTTGTTTTTCGCACGCTGGGCCGGTTTCCCAGTCCCGGGGCGGCGCCCTATGAGGTTTTGGTGTTTGCTGGTCTGATGCCGTGGCAATTTTTTGCCAATGCACTGACCGAATGCAGCGGCTCGCTGGTGGCCAGTGAGCGCATGATTACGAAGGTCTATTTCCCCCGGCTGATTATTCCCGCCAGCGCCGTGCTGAGCGGGGGAGTGGATTTCCTGGTCGCGGCGCTGATTTTGGGGGCCATGATGCTGGGCTTTGGCCTGCCCTGTCACTGGCAATTGTGGTTGCTGCCCTTGTTCTTTGGCGCGGCGGTGCTGGCGGCGCTGGCCGTGGGATTGTGGGCAAGCGCGTTGAACGTGCGTTACCGCGATGTCAAATACGTGGTGCCCTTTATTGTCCGCATGGGGCTGTATGTCAGCCCGGTGGGCTTCGTCTCGTCGGCCGTGCCGGAGACCTGGCGGTTCTGGTACAATTTGAATCCCATGGTTGGCGTTATTGACGGCTTTCGGTGGTGCGTTTTGGGACCGGCTTTCGAGCCTTACTGGCCGGGATTCATGGTAAGCATGGGCATCGTCCTGCTGCTGCTGGTGACTGGCGTTATGTATTTCCGGCAGATGGAACGGACCTTTGCGGATGTCATTTGA
- a CDS encoding c-type cytochrome: MGCSKKPPPPPAAEPLKRKFLQETVTNAQESLANRRLAVSALATNQAGAAQLLHWVSLGVLSNDLRPVLTLELAHAPWPNIRSQAWEMLPPYLDKHQQPLPPLGKFFTLQGNPARGATLFKHPDLNCIGCHRLNGEGVALGSDLSDIGLRMDAATLLESLVDPSAIITPGYETWLVVDRDENEHVGVLARETEQVLALRDAKNNEIVISKAQIKQRRQVPVSIMPAGLQQSVTVQDLVDLWLFLRGCRQPSATNAPPTPPAHVSP; the protein is encoded by the coding sequence ATGGGGTGCTCCAAGAAGCCTCCCCCTCCCCCTGCCGCCGAGCCGTTAAAGCGAAAATTCCTTCAGGAAACGGTCACTAACGCCCAGGAAAGTCTGGCGAATCGCCGCCTGGCTGTCTCCGCTTTGGCCACCAATCAAGCAGGAGCCGCCCAACTGTTGCATTGGGTGAGCCTTGGGGTATTGTCCAACGACTTGCGACCGGTGCTTACTTTGGAGCTGGCGCACGCACCTTGGCCTAACATCCGTTCACAAGCATGGGAGATGTTGCCGCCGTATTTGGACAAGCACCAGCAGCCATTGCCGCCCCTTGGCAAGTTCTTTACCCTCCAGGGTAATCCTGCGCGGGGGGCAACGCTTTTCAAACACCCCGATTTGAACTGCATTGGCTGCCACCGTTTGAACGGCGAGGGCGTGGCGCTCGGTTCAGATTTGTCGGATATCGGCCTGCGGATGGATGCGGCAACTTTGTTGGAGAGCCTGGTGGACCCCAGTGCCATCATCACCCCGGGCTATGAAACCTGGCTGGTGGTGGACCGCGACGAAAATGAGCATGTGGGGGTGTTGGCCCGGGAAACGGAGCAGGTGTTGGCGCTGCGGGATGCCAAAAACAATGAAATCGTGATATCCAAGGCTCAAATTAAACAACGCCGCCAGGTGCCGGTCTCGATTATGCCTGCCGGCTTGCAACAAAGCGTGACGGTGCAGGATTTGGTGGATTTGTGGCTGTTCCTGCGGGGATGCCGGCAACCATCGGCCACCAACGCTCCTCCGACGCCGCCGGCCCATGTTTCACCCTAG
- a CDS encoding MotA/TolQ/ExbB proton channel family protein encodes MLPTLLSSGGPMTWLLLLVGAAALVVFIERLLTYHRAQINCAEFLNGVRTVLRRDNVVEALSICDATPGPVPDLVKLAIKHRDKDRETVRQLLDEAGRNEVPRLEERLSVLATVAQIAPLMGLLGTVLALIGMMGVMRGQGMAIHPYDFARHLYAGLSSTALGLAIAILNYAAYNYLVRRVDAIVHDMERAAGEVLHMLWEK; translated from the coding sequence ATGTTGCCGACCTTGTTGAGCTCGGGTGGGCCGATGACGTGGTTGCTGCTGCTGGTGGGAGCGGCGGCCCTGGTGGTGTTTATCGAACGTCTCCTGACCTATCACCGTGCCCAGATTAATTGTGCTGAATTCCTCAACGGGGTGCGCACCGTGCTGCGCCGGGATAATGTGGTGGAGGCTCTGTCCATTTGTGATGCCACGCCCGGACCGGTGCCTGACCTGGTCAAACTGGCCATCAAACATCGGGATAAAGACCGGGAAACCGTGCGCCAGTTGCTGGACGAAGCCGGGCGGAATGAGGTGCCGCGTCTGGAGGAGCGGCTGAGTGTGCTGGCGACGGTGGCCCAGATTGCGCCACTGATGGGGTTGTTGGGCACGGTGTTGGCGCTTATTGGCATGATGGGGGTGATGCGCGGCCAGGGCATGGCGATTCATCCCTACGATTTTGCGCGGCACTTGTATGCCGGCCTCAGCTCGACCGCCCTGGGGCTGGCCATCGCCATTCTCAATTACGCGGCTTACAACTATCTGGTGCGGCGGGTGGACGCGATTGTGCATGATATGGAACGGGCGGCAGGGGAGGTGCTGCACATGTTGTGGGAAAAATGA
- a CDS encoding ABC transporter ATP-binding protein — MIEVQNLTKRYAGRLAVDRLNFTVQRGEVVGLLGPNGAGKSTTMRILACFLPASEGTARVAGLDVYTQADEVRRRIGYMPEHNPLHHDMRVRDYLKFRARLKGLSRAASRERVDVVMQQCGLTEVHKRIIGHLSKGYQQRVGLADALVHEPELLILDEPTIGLDPNQIRTVRQMIKDLAARHTVLLSSHILPEVEMTCGRVLILANGRILAADTPANLQKRLGESGLVVAEIAAPETELKACFDSHPEILRYDLAPAEGKYWRCTFSAPPGVDLRPVLFDLVRQHQWALRELTRDRLSLEDIFVRLTRPDREEEN; from the coding sequence ATGATCGAAGTTCAAAACCTGACCAAGCGCTATGCCGGACGGCTGGCGGTGGACCGCCTGAATTTTACCGTCCAACGCGGCGAAGTCGTGGGTCTGCTGGGCCCCAATGGGGCCGGCAAATCCACCACCATGCGCATTCTGGCCTGTTTCCTTCCCGCCAGCGAAGGCACCGCCCGCGTGGCGGGGCTGGACGTGTACACCCAGGCGGATGAGGTGCGCCGGCGCATCGGCTACATGCCCGAACATAATCCCCTGCACCACGATATGCGGGTGCGGGATTACCTGAAATTCCGCGCCCGTCTCAAAGGACTCAGCCGCGCCGCCTCACGCGAGCGGGTGGATGTGGTCATGCAGCAATGCGGCCTGACCGAGGTGCACAAACGCATCATCGGCCATCTTTCCAAAGGCTACCAGCAACGGGTGGGATTGGCGGATGCCCTGGTGCACGAGCCGGAGCTGCTGATACTGGACGAACCCACCATCGGCTTGGACCCCAACCAAATTCGTACCGTCCGCCAGATGATTAAAGACCTCGCCGCCCGCCACACAGTTTTGCTTTCGAGCCATATCCTGCCGGAAGTGGAAATGACCTGCGGACGGGTGCTCATCCTGGCCAATGGGCGCATCCTGGCCGCGGATACGCCAGCCAATTTGCAGAAACGGCTTGGAGAAAGCGGCTTGGTGGTGGCGGAAATTGCCGCCCCCGAAACAGAACTTAAGGCGTGTTTCGATAGTCACCCGGAAATCCTGCGATATGATCTGGCGCCAGCCGAAGGGAAATACTGGCGCTGCACCTTTTCCGCGCCGCCCGGGGTGGATTTGCGCCCCGTCCTGTTTGATCTGGTGCGCCAACATCAATGGGCTTTGCGGGAGCTGACCCGTGACCGGCTTTCGCTCGAGGACATCTTTGTCCGCCTGACCCGTCCGGACCGGGAGGAGGAGAATTGA